A region from the Parabacteroides sp. FAFU027 genome encodes:
- a CDS encoding DUF4861 domain-containing protein, translating to MKKLSFLAVALLGMLGVLKAEIVISNPSGLQRTNETVEIKWSDVVSQTKLKAGQQVVVLDAAGKEIPSQVVFEGKKTPQKLIFQVTLAPKKSASFKLQIGTPQKYTAKAYGRFVPERKDDYAWENDRSAYRVYGPALQPIDGPSNGIDVWSKRTEELVINERYAGETAKPGYYHEDHGNGLDFYKVGRTLGAGAMAPYSNNTMWLANNFVRQENMDNGPIRTSVRLDYGKFIVNGDTITETRIISLDAGSQLNKISEIYWKTKGPMPVVAGIVKRDGADSIAFNAQKGYAAYCEPNTKDGTTYLALVLPRAWKSVKAEKGHILAETDYIPNKKLVYYSGAGWSKWGFPTRKAWVKYVQDYAAKLREPLMIIVK from the coding sequence ATGAAAAAACTATCATTTCTTGCCGTTGCTCTGCTGGGAATGCTGGGCGTTTTGAAAGCTGAAATTGTTATCAGCAATCCATCCGGCCTGCAACGTACCAATGAAACCGTGGAAATTAAATGGTCTGACGTAGTTTCTCAAACCAAGCTTAAAGCCGGACAGCAAGTTGTCGTGCTGGATGCTGCAGGTAAAGAAATCCCTAGCCAGGTTGTGTTTGAAGGTAAAAAAACGCCTCAGAAACTGATTTTTCAGGTAACTCTGGCACCTAAAAAATCTGCCAGCTTTAAACTTCAGATAGGCACTCCGCAGAAATATACAGCTAAAGCTTACGGTCGCTTCGTTCCTGAACGCAAAGATGACTACGCATGGGAAAATGACCGTTCTGCTTATCGTGTTTATGGCCCCGCCCTGCAACCTATCGACGGACCCAGCAACGGAATTGACGTTTGGAGTAAACGCACCGAGGAACTGGTAATCAATGAAAGATATGCAGGAGAAACAGCTAAACCCGGATATTACCACGAAGACCACGGTAACGGTCTTGACTTCTACAAAGTAGGACGTACACTGGGCGCCGGCGCTATGGCTCCTTACTCCAACAATACAATGTGGCTGGCAAACAACTTTGTAAGACAGGAAAATATGGACAATGGTCCTATCCGCACCTCTGTCCGTCTGGATTACGGTAAATTTATTGTAAATGGAGACACCATCACAGAAACCAGAATCATTTCACTGGATGCAGGTTCACAACTCAACAAAATATCTGAGATCTATTGGAAAACCAAAGGGCCGATGCCTGTTGTTGCCGGTATTGTAAAACGTGACGGCGCCGACTCTATAGCATTCAATGCACAAAAAGGCTATGCTGCATACTGCGAACCAAACACCAAAGACGGAACCACTTATCTGGCTCTAGTCTTGCCCCGTGCCTGGAAATCAGTAAAAGCGGAGAAAGGTCACATCCTGGCAGAAACAGATTATATTCCAAATAAAAAGCTGGTTTACTATTCAGGTGCAGGCTGGAGCAAATGGGGCTTCCCTACCCGCAAAGCCTGGGTAAAATATGTACAGGATTATGCTGCAAAACTGCGCGAACCGCTGATGATTATCGTCAAATAA
- the serS gene encoding serine--tRNA ligase, with translation MLTLQVIKENTDEVISRLAKKHFDAKEVIAQVLEADKNRRATQSELDATLAELNGLSKTIGQMMKEGRKEEAETARARVAEMKEGVKYLEAQMKAFDEELQSLLVTIPNLPSEQVPEGRVAEDNVVERTGGVVPELYDGAVPHWDLAKKYDLIDFELGVKITGAGFPVYKGKGARLQRALINFFLDNARDAGYLEVQPPYVVNEASGYGTGQLPDKEGQMYLAQLDNLYLIPTAEVPVTNIYRDVILSENDLPIKNTAYSACFRREAGSYGKDVRGLNRLHQFDKVEIVQIQHPDKSYESLQEMVNYVQTLVDKLELPWRILRLCGGDMSFTSALTFDFEVYSAAQERWLEVSSVSNFESYQANRLKCRFKSEDKKPQLCHTLNGSALALPRIVAALLENNQTPNGIRVPKALVPYAGFEMID, from the coding sequence ATGCTTACACTTCAGGTAATCAAAGAAAATACGGATGAGGTAATCAGCCGGTTAGCTAAAAAGCATTTCGACGCAAAAGAGGTAATTGCTCAGGTATTGGAGGCAGATAAAAACAGAAGAGCAACACAGTCAGAACTGGATGCTACATTGGCTGAACTGAACGGTTTGTCGAAAACCATCGGTCAGATGATGAAAGAGGGCCGGAAAGAAGAGGCAGAAACTGCCCGTGCCCGTGTTGCCGAAATGAAAGAGGGCGTTAAATATCTGGAAGCCCAGATGAAAGCTTTCGATGAAGAACTTCAATCACTTTTGGTAACTATTCCTAACCTGCCAAGTGAGCAGGTGCCTGAAGGTCGTGTGGCTGAAGATAACGTTGTTGAGCGTACCGGTGGTGTGGTTCCGGAATTATATGACGGCGCTGTTCCACACTGGGATTTGGCTAAAAAATATGACCTGATTGATTTTGAATTGGGTGTGAAAATCACCGGAGCGGGTTTCCCTGTTTACAAAGGCAAAGGCGCCCGTTTGCAGCGTGCGTTGATTAACTTCTTCCTGGACAATGCGCGTGATGCCGGTTATCTGGAAGTGCAACCTCCTTACGTAGTAAACGAAGCTTCGGGCTACGGAACCGGTCAGTTGCCGGATAAAGAAGGACAGATGTACCTGGCTCAATTGGATAACCTTTATCTGATTCCTACCGCTGAGGTACCTGTAACCAACATCTATCGTGATGTAATCCTGAGCGAAAACGATTTGCCAATCAAAAATACAGCATATTCGGCTTGTTTCCGTCGTGAAGCAGGTTCTTACGGTAAAGATGTTCGCGGTTTGAATCGTCTGCACCAGTTCGATAAAGTGGAGATTGTACAAATCCAGCATCCGGATAAATCGTACGAATCATTGCAGGAGATGGTGAATTATGTACAGACTTTGGTTGATAAGCTGGAGTTGCCATGGCGTATTCTTCGCCTGTGTGGTGGTGATATGAGCTTTACCTCTGCATTGACATTCGACTTTGAAGTGTATTCAGCAGCTCAGGAGCGTTGGTTGGAGGTTAGCTCTGTTTCGAACTTTGAGAGCTACCAGGCAAACCGTCTGAAATGCCGTTTCAAGAGCGAAGACAAGAAACCTCAGCTTTGCCATACCTTGAACGGTAGCGCCCTTGCATTGCCTCGCATTGTTGCTGCGTTGCTTGAAAACAATCAGACTCCAAACGGTATCCGTGTGCCAAAGGCGTTGGTTCCATATGCCGGATTTGAAATGATTGATTAA
- the rplU gene encoding 50S ribosomal protein L21, translated as MYVIVEIQGQQFKAEAGRRLFVHRVEAERGASVEFDKVLLVDNEGKLTIGAPVVEGAKVVAEVLSHVKGEKVIVFKKKRRKGYKKRNGHRQSFTEILIKEVVA; from the coding sequence ATGTACGTTATTGTAGAAATTCAAGGACAACAATTCAAAGCTGAAGCTGGCAGAAGATTGTTTGTTCACCGTGTTGAAGCTGAAAGAGGAGCTTCTGTAGAGTTCGACAAAGTTTTGTTGGTTGACAACGAAGGTAAACTGACTATTGGTGCTCCGGTAGTGGAAGGCGCTAAAGTAGTTGCTGAAGTTTTGTCACACGTGAAAGGCGAAAAAGTAATCGTTTTCAAAAAGAAAAGAAGAAAAGGTTACAAAAAACGCAACGGTCACCGTCAAAGCTTTACTGAGATTTTAATTAAAGAAGTTGTTGCTTAA
- a CDS encoding phospho-sugar mutase: MEQESLLKEVTAKAKIWLGEEYDAETRAEVQRMLDAEDKTELIECFYKDLEFGTGGLRGIMGVGTNRMNIYTVGAATQGLSNYLLQEFSDLPQIKVCIGHDCRNNSRKFSEISAEIFSANGIKAYLFEDLRPTPEMSFAIRHLGCQSGIILTASHNPKEYNGYKAYWNDGAQMIPPHDKNTIVEVNKIRTAKDIKFKGNPKLVEILGEEIDNIYVEKLKTISLSPEAIERNKDMKIVYTPIHGTGVKLVPQALAAFGFTNIIHVPEQDVVSGDFPTVYSPNPEEPAALDMAIKKAIETDAELVLASDPDADRLGVAAKNDKGEFILINGNQIALIFLNYLIQRYKESGKMTGKEYIVKTIVTTELIAKIAEKNKIEMFDCYTGFKWIAAIIGELEGKKQYIGGGEESYGFLPEDFVRDKDAVSSCALMAEVAAWAKDNGKSLYELLLDIYVEYGFRMEKGISVTKKGKSGAEEIEQMMKDFRQNPMAEIAGSKVTLVKDYANLTGYDKIENEKMILDMPTTSNVLQYFTEDGTKVSVRPSGTEPKIKFYVEVAGVMKSREDYANACATAEAKVNAVKASLGI, from the coding sequence ATGGAACAAGAATCTCTATTGAAAGAAGTAACTGCCAAAGCTAAAATCTGGTTAGGCGAAGAGTATGACGCCGAAACCCGTGCGGAAGTACAAAGAATGCTCGATGCAGAAGACAAAACCGAACTCATCGAATGTTTCTATAAAGACCTTGAATTCGGTACCGGTGGTCTGCGCGGAATCATGGGCGTTGGAACAAATCGCATGAATATCTACACCGTAGGTGCTGCGACTCAGGGCTTGTCCAATTATCTGCTTCAGGAATTCAGCGATCTGCCGCAGATCAAAGTTTGTATCGGCCACGACTGTCGTAACAACAGCCGCAAATTTTCTGAAATTTCTGCCGAAATCTTCTCTGCAAACGGCATCAAAGCATATTTGTTTGAAGACCTTCGTCCGACTCCCGAAATGTCATTTGCAATCCGTCACCTGGGTTGCCAGAGCGGTATCATCCTGACTGCATCTCACAATCCGAAAGAGTATAACGGCTACAAAGCTTACTGGAATGACGGTGCTCAAATGATTCCTCCTCACGATAAGAATACAATCGTTGAAGTAAATAAAATCCGTACTGCAAAAGATATCAAGTTCAAAGGTAATCCTAAACTTGTTGAAATTCTTGGAGAAGAAATCGATAATATCTATGTTGAAAAACTGAAAACGATTTCTCTTTCTCCTGAAGCAATCGAGCGTAACAAAGACATGAAGATTGTTTACACCCCGATTCATGGAACCGGTGTGAAACTTGTACCTCAGGCTTTGGCTGCATTCGGTTTCACCAATATCATTCACGTACCTGAGCAGGATGTAGTGAGCGGAGATTTCCCAACCGTATATTCTCCAAACCCTGAAGAGCCTGCTGCATTGGATATGGCTATCAAAAAAGCAATCGAAACCGATGCCGAACTGGTGTTGGCTTCTGATCCTGATGCTGACCGCCTGGGTGTTGCAGCTAAAAACGATAAAGGCGAGTTTATCCTGATCAACGGTAACCAGATTGCTTTGATCTTCCTGAACTACCTGATTCAGCGTTATAAAGAGAGTGGCAAAATGACCGGCAAAGAGTACATCGTGAAAACGATTGTAACGACTGAGTTGATTGCAAAAATTGCTGAGAAAAATAAGATCGAAATGTTTGACTGCTATACCGGTTTCAAATGGATTGCAGCAATCATCGGCGAGCTCGAAGGCAAAAAACAATACATCGGTGGTGGTGAGGAAAGCTATGGCTTCCTTCCTGAAGATTTCGTTCGTGACAAAGATGCCGTTTCATCTTGTGCATTGATGGCTGAGGTGGCTGCATGGGCAAAAGACAACGGTAAATCACTGTACGAATTGTTGCTGGATATTTACGTTGAGTACGGTTTCCGCATGGAAAAAGGTATCTCGGTAACCAAAAAAGGTAAATCAGGTGCTGAGGAAATCGAACAGATGATGAAAGACTTCCGTCAGAATCCGATGGCTGAAATCGCAGGTTCGAAAGTAACCCTTGTCAAGGATTATGCTAACCTGACCGGCTACGACAAAATCGAAAACGAGAAGATGATCCTCGATATGCCGACTACTTCAAATGTTCTTCAGTATTTCACCGAAGACGGAACAAAAGTATCAGTTCGTCCTTCGGGAACTGAGCCGAAAATCAAGTTCTACGTTGAGGTGGCAGGTGTGATGAAATCACGCGAAGATTACGCCAATGCTTGTGCAACTGCAGAAGCTAAAGTAAATGCAGTAAAAGCATCTCTAGGAATTTAA
- the rpmA gene encoding 50S ribosomal protein L27, with protein sequence MAHKKGVGSSKNGRESESKRLGVKIFGGQFAKAGNIIVRQRGTVHHAGENVGMGKDHTLFALVDGTVTFRKKGENKSFISVEPLS encoded by the coding sequence ATGGCACATAAGAAAGGTGTAGGTAGTTCGAAGAACGGTCGCGAATCAGAAAGCAAACGATTAGGCGTAAAAATATTCGGTGGACAATTTGCAAAAGCAGGTAACATCATTGTACGTCAAAGAGGAACAGTTCACCACGCTGGTGAAAACGTAGGTATGGGTAAAGACCACACTTTGTTCGCTTTGGTTGATGGTACTGTAACTTTCCGCAAAAAAGGAGAAAACAAATCATTTATTTCAGTTGAGCCACTTAGCTAA